From the genome of Papilio machaon chromosome 9, ilPapMach1.1, whole genome shotgun sequence, one region includes:
- the LOC106718631 gene encoding suppressor of lurcher protein 1-like — MKTSTALILLVHLSLHTVDEGQAVDPSCRCIRYTSTYGKERGTFSSPDYPRPYSAHAGCYMYTFIAASHQIVEIFFTDFDIYKENLDCTRGDFVKVYSEVGIHGPGPPSITEYSMWSRVLCGNRAEAPPAIYSHGPVLILELNIGSKVTNATGFIGTFKFIDRRNFETDGVHVQDTWCDYIFDSNPNTPAHGRLYSPRYPSSYPNNIRCNYHFKARKYERIKLVFEELFLQKGDESCLNRADVIKVYDGRSSAAPVLSILCNEVVGYEIMSSGPELFVQFTANSNVPGQGFKARYQFQMDNANADTLKASTDDSGSSFGPAVSAATSSCHQIFRSDKSKNGTITSPKYPLSYLPKTHCHYDFLGRGRERVRLVFEDFNLQKMTGYRMDCDSTDSIDIFLYVEGRLEKMVSLCRNELPKPIMSNGPKLSMVFRGLHSSGNSRGFKISYAFVTDYALKSGKQLLEYPCAFVFNSSEKGRGAISSPNYPGIYPRDTECNYFFYGNQDERVRLHFTHFDIEGVIPCKAVSASDYIQFSSQMVDVESPRYCGQLNELHFTSKNNFLKLTFKSNDRLDATGFRADYIFLRDSEMHSMTMPEFADNGASLLIPILVWQTTFIIKLFDIVENMVTQ; from the exons ATGAAG ACGTCGACTGCACTTATTTTGCTGGTACATTTGTCTCTCCACACTGTTGACGAGGGTCAGGCAGTAGATCCAA GTTGTCGGTGCATTCGCTATACTTCAACATATGGAAAGGAGAGAGGCACTTTTAGCAGTCCTGACTACCCCAGACCGTATTCTGCGCACGCCGGGTGTTATATGTACACATTCATAGCTGCTTCACATCAAATTgtcgaaatatttttcactgaTTTCGACATTTATAAGGAAAATCTTGA ttgtaCACGTGGTGACTTCGTAAAGGTGTATTCGGAGGTCGGTATTCATGGACCTGGTCCTCCCAGTATTACTGAGTATTCGATGTGGTCACGGGTGCTCTGTGGTAACAGGGCGGAAGCTCCTCCAGCAATTTACTCACATGGACCTGTGCTAATACTTGAATTGAACATAGGAAGCAAAGTAACAAATGCTACCGGTTTTATTggcacatttaaatttattgacagAA GAAACTTTGAAACCGATGGTGTTCATGTTCAAGATACTTGGTGCGATTACATATTCGATTCTAATCCAAACACACCAGCACACGGCCGTCTCTACAGTCCGAGATATCCCTCGAGCTATCCTAACAATATCAGATGTAACTATCACTTTAAAGCAAG aaaatatGAAAGAATTAAGTTGGTGTTTgaagaattatttttgcaaaaagGAGATGAGAG TTGTCTTAACCGTGCGGATGTAATCAAGGTATATGACGGACGATCTTCCGCCGCACCCGTGTTGTCTATTCTTTGTAATGAAGTTGttg GTTACGAAATCATGTCATCTGGTCCGGAACTTTTCGTGCAATTTACAGCCAATTCAAATGTTCCTGGACAAGGATTTAAAGCGAGATATCAATTTCAGATGGATAATGCAAATGCAG ATACTTTGAAAGCAAGCACAGATGACTCTGGTTCCTCATTCGGCCCTGCAGTGAGCGCAGCAA CGTCTTCCTGTCATCAAATATTTAGAAGCGATAAAAGCAAAAACGGGACAATCACATCACCAAAGTATCCTTTGTCGTATCTACCGAAAACACACTGTCATTACGATTTTCTTGGCAGAGGACGAGAGAGGGTCCGATTAGTGTTTGAGGATTTTAACTTGCAAAAAATGACAGGATATAGAATGGA CTGTGATAGCACGGATTCAATAgacatatttttgtacgttGAAGGTCGATTAGAGAAAATGGTTTCCCTTTGTAGAAACGAACTACCAAAACCTATCATGTCAAACGGTCCAAAGTTATCGATGGTATTTAGAGGACTTCATTCTTCTGGAAATAGCAGGGGATTTAAAATATCCTATGCATTTGTTACTG attacgCGCTCAAATCTGGAAAGCAGCTTCTGGAGTACCCGTGCGCTTTCGTATTCAATAGCAGTGAGAAAGGTAGAGGAGCTATTTCATCTCCAAACTATCCTGGAATCTATCCTCGCGATACTGAATGTAATTACTTCTTCTATGGCAATCAAGATGAGAGAGTCCGACTCCATTTCACACACTTCGATATAGAGGGGGTTATTCC ATGTAAAGCGGTATCTGCAAGTGACTACATACAATTTTCAAGTCAGATGGTCGATGTAGAAAGTCCTAGATACTGTGGGCAATTAAATGAGCTCCATTTTACTTCGAAGAATAATTTTCTCAAACTAACTTTCAAGTCGAACGACCGACTTGACGCCACGGGATTTAGAGCGGACTATATTTTCTTGCGAGATTCAGAAATGCATAGTATGACAATGCCTGAATTTGCAGATAACG GCGCTTCATTATTGATCCCGATTTTGGTATGGCAaacaacttttattataaaattatttgatattgttGAGAATATGGTGACACAGTAA
- the LOC106718632 gene encoding collagen alpha-1(III) chain-like, with amino-acid sequence MRQCSIKVTAEYLRGERGPTGPVGPTGAAGMPGPKGETGERGPPGQPGSPGVCLPPYDPDDDMGDSALGDKGKPLTRLCKEYPFVQAASEENKLYWMKEHNPFLVACPRSGWTCLQVREKSFKTNYTSIGRQFWLSEQKFNITEFYGLTSDQISFLQSQAGSARQKIRYNCINSWVLPKDRERSLQILLWNDVLIGPYPEDRSPLFYSILEDKCNESNEAGLTPAYTDIWIETSSHRLPIIDFKIRDINRGIQQLHLELKELCFV; translated from the exons ATGC GACAATGCTCAATAAAAGTG ACTGCGGAATATTTGCGAGGAGAGAGGGGACCAACAGGACCTGTTGGACCGACGGGAGCTGCTGGAATGCCG GGTCCAAAGGGGGAGACCGGAGAGCGAGGTCCACCGGGACAGCCGGGATCTCCGGGAGTTTGTTTACCACCTTACGATCCAGATG ATGACATGGGCGATAGTGCTTTGGGGGACAAAGGAAAGCCCCTGACTAGACTTTGTAAGGAGTATCCGTTTGTTCAAGCTGCAAGCGAAGAAAACA AACTATACTGGATGAAAGAACATAATCCTTTCTTAGTCGCATGCCCTCGCAGTGGTTGGACCTGTCTTCAAGTTAgggaaaaatcttttaaaactaattatacaAGTATCGGCAGACAATTTTGGTTAAGTGAACAGAAATTTAACATTACTGAATTTTATGGg TTGACATCTgatcaaatttcatttttacaatCGCAAGCGGGATCTGCCAGACAGAAAATAAGATACAATTGTATCAACTCTTGGGTTTTACCTAAAGATAGAGAACGATCACTACAAATTCTCTTATGGAATGATGTCTTGATAGGACCTTATCCAGAAGATAGATCACCACTTTTTTACAGTATACTTGAAGATAAGTGCAAT GAATCAAACGAGGCGGGTTTAACTCCGGCTTACACTGATATTTGGATTGAAACTTCGTCTCATCGGTTGcctataattgattttaaaataagagatATTAATAGAGGTATACAACAATTGCATCTGGAATTGAAAGAGCTGTGTTTCGTTTAA